The Paracholeplasma brassicae genome includes the window GACACCAAATTTAACCTTATACCTGTTTTTATTTACACCAGTTATTTGACCGGTTTGGTTGTAAGATTTAATGTGTACGTAATCGCCTCGTTTAAACGTTTTAACTTCCTCGTTAGTTGATATATCGTCTATTCCGAGTTGTTTTAAATTGTATTTTAAATCCGCTACCTCATGATCTTTTAATGTCTGATCTTCGAGTGTTTTAATTAATTCACTTGCACGTCTTCTGACATCGATTAGCTCTTTGTCTGCCTTGTCTTTGACCTCTTTTAGAATTTTATCCTTATCTATCTCGATTTGCCTTGTTTTTTTGTTCATAAGCAACGATTTGGTTTTCTAATTCAATCAGACGTTTGCTTAATGCTTCTTCTTTTTCTTTGACTAAAAGTGTCTCTTCTTCAAACAGCTTGACTGTTTTTGATAAGTCAGAGTCTTTATCTTGCATGTAATTTCTTGCAATTTCGATTACCTTTAAATGAATGCCTAAACGTTCTGCAATAATTAAGGCATTCGATGAACCAGAAATACCAAAATTGATATGGTACAGTGGTTTTAAGGTCTCTAAATCAAACGCCACACTCGCATTTGAAATGTGTGGGTGTGTGTATGCGTATAACTTTAATTGTGAATAGTGCGTTGTTACAATCATACGTAAATCATAAGGTTCTAAGTAATCCAGAATCCCCATCGCGAGCGCACTACCCTCGATTGGATCAGTTCCGCTACCTAATTCATCAAACAACACAAGAATGTTATCGCGTGCAACGGACAAGATGTGTTTTATTTTTGTCATGTGAGACGAGAAAGTCGATAACGATTGAACGATTGATTGTTCATCCCCTATATCGGCGTAGATGCCATCAAACAATGAAAGTGAACTTGTCTCCTTCGCAGGAACTAAAAGCCCTGATTGAGCCATTAATGATAGTAAACCGACCGTTTTTAAACCGACCGTCTTACCACCGGTATTTGGACCGGTAATCATGATGGTTTTCTTTTCTTTATCTAAGGTTAAATCGATTGGTACGACGTTTTTAGGATCCAATAACGGGTGCCTTGCTTTGACAAGATTAATGTAACCCTCTTCATTGATTGAAACTAAATTTGCATCAATGGATTTAGCATATTTCGCCTTTGCTTGTATAAAATCAAGTCTTAATAAAGAAGCTAAATTATCTTCAAGAGGGTCAATATAATCCGCAAGAAACTTAGATAAAGCAGTCATAATACGAAGAATCTCTTGTTGTTCGTCAAAAACGAATCGTTGTATTTTTAAAGTCACTTCGACGGTTTCGATTGGCTCGATGTAACAAGTCGTTCCACTGCTTGACTCGTCTTGAAGTATCCCTTTAAATGCGTGCTTGTATTCTTTTTTGACGGGTAAGCAATAACGGTCATTTCTTATGACGATGACGTTCTCATTTAACATTGAACTTTTTTTAACTAGAATCTGATTCAACTTTTCTTTTCTTGATTGTTCTAATTTCTTAATTTCTTTTCTTAGTTGATTTAATGCATCTGATGCTGTATCTAATACAACGCCATCTGGATCAAGTATTGACTCAATCTCTTTTTTAACTTCTTTTAACGGGTCTAAACCTTCAAATAAAGACCGTAACGATTCATAAACGATTTTAAGTTTTACAAACTCTTTTTCTTGCAATATA containing:
- a CDS encoding endonuclease MutS2; its protein translation is MSYALKTLEFNVILNEISKYAYTQTIKKEIMDLTPYKSIEQVKHELLQSNEALNVIYRIGSFALIDDFDIDSILNSLKLNRVLSITDVLQLRLFISMTQDVILQEKEFVKLKIVYESLRSLFEGLDPLKEVKKEIESILDPDGVVLDTASDALNQLRKEIKKLEQSRKEKLNQILVKKSSMLNENVIVIRNDRYCLPVKKEYKHAFKGILQDESSSGTTCYIEPIETVEVTLKIQRFVFDEQQEILRIMTALSKFLADYIDPLEDNLASLLRLDFIQAKAKYAKSIDANLVSINEEGYINLVKARHPLLDPKNVVPIDLTLDKEKKTIMITGPNTGGKTVGLKTVGLLSLMAQSGLLVPAKETSSLSLFDGIYADIGDEQSIVQSLSTFSSHMTKIKHILSVARDNILVLFDELGSGTDPIEGSALAMGILDYLEPYDLRMIVTTHYSQLKLYAYTHPHISNASVAFDLETLKPLYHINFGISGSSNALIIAERLGIHLKVIEIARNYMQDKDSDLSKTVKLFEEETLLVKEKEEALSKRLIELENQIVAYEQKNKANRDR